From a region of the Streptomyces venezuelae genome:
- a CDS encoding transglutaminaseTgpA domain-containing protein, translating into MSGRAKLTLFAALATLLTSWSLNPLVDSQAWLLQAALLLAVQSAVGAGVRRVPLARTLTVAAQALVSLLLLAFLYAGKGESHGDGPLAYLVTDFGELFGQGVRDVGEFAIPAPLTDGIKLLLVSGVLLIGLLVDTLAVTLRTAAAAGLPLLALYSVASGLAGGGDSSWFSFLLAGCGYLMLLLSEGRDRLAQWGRVFGAAPRRGAADSGLASGAGGQATAPVKFGRRIGAVTLGLALAVPAVLPSLGGGLLGGTQDSDEDGSGGVGGTISAVNPLVSLQSNLNAQDNRVILRYRTNSPQQGEQYLRIVALDEFNGVKWEASGRSLMDVPQELPPPPGLRAPVSGTAVEVTTSISAADHFTQRYLPMPYPATSVDIGGKWRFEPVGRTLVGDQLGRDRFQNVQGAEYTVRSLLLKPTAQQLQKAPEPDPEVREEYTKLPDNLPPVVADTARQVTQGAKDDYTRAVKLQDYFAVNGGFRYNTRTASGTGPQAVARFLADKEGFCVHFAFSMAAMSRSLGIPARVAVGFTPGEKQSDGSVNVSMRDAHAWPELYFEGVGWTRFEPTPRSGINIPDYSRTQTPATQPSAPAPLPSQSAVQPSAAPSATPECPPALKKLGECDTAAPARNAGDGGGPSVTTVLGWAALAVAVLGLPLLPLLWRTRLRARRLATGEVLTAWRELGDTAWDAGVVPDEALSPRRAASRIVDLGRLEPEPAAAVHRVAGAVERALYAPPGAEVSYPELAQDVLLARTGLLASADRLPRLRALLLPRSAARVSWALTARRTAVTSAMSARLTAARLRLPLRGRG; encoded by the coding sequence ATGAGCGGGCGGGCGAAACTGACGCTGTTCGCGGCACTGGCGACGCTGCTCACCTCGTGGTCGCTGAACCCGCTGGTGGACTCGCAGGCCTGGCTGCTGCAGGCCGCGCTGCTGCTCGCCGTGCAGAGCGCGGTGGGCGCCGGCGTCCGGCGCGTACCGCTGGCCCGGACCCTGACCGTGGCGGCGCAGGCGCTGGTGTCGCTGCTGCTGCTCGCGTTCCTGTACGCCGGCAAGGGCGAGTCCCACGGGGACGGGCCGCTGGCCTACCTGGTGACGGACTTCGGCGAGCTGTTCGGCCAGGGCGTTCGGGACGTGGGCGAGTTCGCGATCCCGGCTCCCCTGACGGACGGCATCAAGCTGCTGCTGGTGTCCGGCGTGCTGCTGATCGGGCTGCTGGTGGACACGCTGGCGGTGACCCTGCGCACGGCCGCCGCGGCCGGGCTGCCGCTGCTGGCGCTGTACTCGGTGGCCTCGGGTCTGGCGGGCGGCGGGGACAGCTCCTGGTTCTCCTTCCTGCTCGCGGGCTGCGGCTACCTGATGCTGCTGCTGTCCGAGGGCCGTGACCGGCTCGCCCAGTGGGGCCGGGTCTTCGGCGCGGCCCCCCGCCGGGGCGCCGCGGACTCCGGCCTCGCCAGCGGGGCGGGCGGGCAGGCGACGGCACCCGTGAAGTTCGGGCGGCGGATCGGCGCGGTGACCCTGGGCCTGGCGCTGGCGGTGCCGGCCGTACTGCCCTCGCTCGGCGGCGGGCTGCTGGGCGGCACGCAGGACTCCGACGAGGACGGCAGCGGCGGCGTGGGCGGGACGATCTCGGCGGTCAACCCGCTGGTCTCCCTGCAGAGCAACCTGAACGCGCAGGACAACCGCGTGATCCTGCGGTACCGGACGAACAGCCCGCAGCAGGGCGAGCAGTACCTGCGGATCGTGGCCCTGGACGAGTTCAACGGCGTCAAGTGGGAGGCCTCCGGGCGGTCCCTGATGGACGTTCCGCAGGAGCTGCCGCCGCCGCCGGGGCTCCGTGCCCCCGTCAGCGGCACCGCGGTGGAGGTCACCACCAGCATCTCGGCGGCGGACCACTTCACCCAGCGCTACCTCCCCATGCCGTATCCGGCGACGTCGGTGGACATCGGCGGCAAGTGGCGGTTCGAGCCGGTGGGCCGGACCCTGGTCGGCGACCAGCTGGGCCGCGACCGGTTCCAGAACGTGCAGGGGGCCGAGTACACGGTACGCAGCCTGCTGCTGAAGCCGACGGCCCAGCAGCTGCAGAAGGCTCCGGAGCCCGATCCGGAGGTCCGCGAGGAGTACACGAAGCTCCCGGACAACCTGCCGCCGGTGGTCGCCGACACGGCCCGCCAGGTCACGCAGGGGGCGAAGGACGACTACACGCGGGCCGTGAAGCTGCAGGACTACTTCGCGGTGAACGGCGGATTCCGCTACAACACGAGGACGGCCTCGGGCACGGGTCCGCAGGCGGTCGCCCGGTTCCTCGCCGACAAGGAGGGCTTCTGCGTCCACTTCGCCTTCTCGATGGCGGCGATGTCCCGCTCGCTGGGCATCCCGGCCCGGGTCGCGGTGGGCTTCACGCCCGGCGAGAAGCAGTCGGACGGCAGTGTGAACGTCTCGATGCGCGACGCGCACGCCTGGCCCGAGCTGTACTTCGAGGGCGTGGGCTGGACCCGCTTCGAGCCGACGCCCCGCTCCGGCATCAACATTCCGGACTACTCCCGCACGCAGACCCCGGCCACCCAGCCGTCCGCGCCTGCGCCGCTGCCCTCGCAGAGCGCGGTGCAGCCGTCGGCGGCGCCCTCGGCGACCCCCGAGTGCCCGCCGGCCCTGAAGAAGCTCGGCGAGTGCGACACGGCCGCGCCCGCCCGGAACGCGGGTGACGGCGGCGGACCGTCGGTGACGACGGTCCTCGGCTGGGCGGCGCTCGCGGTGGCAGTGCTGGGCCTGCCCCTGCTCCCGCTGCTGTGGCGGACCCGGCTGCGGGCCCGGCGCCTGGCGACCGGGGAGGTCCTGACGGCCTGGCGGGAGCTGGGTGACACCGCCTGGGACGCGGGGGTGGTCCCGGACGAGGCGCTGTCCCCGCGCCGGGCGGCGAGCCGGATCGTGGACCTGGGCCGCCTGGAGCCGGAACCGGCGGCGGCCGTGCACCGGGTCGCCGGTGCGGTGGAACGGGCCCTGTACGCGCCCCCGGGCGCGGAGGTCTCGTACCCGGAGCTGGCGCAGGACGTGCTGCTGGCCCGTACGGGCCTGCTGGCGTCCGCGGACCGGCTTCCGCGGCTGCGCGCCCTGCTGCTGCCCCGCTCGGCGGCCCGTGTCTCCTGGGCCCTCACAGCCCGCCGCACGGCGGTCACGTCGGCGATGTCGGCCCGCCTGACCGCAGCCCGCCTCCGACTCCCGCTCAGAGGCCGCGGCTAG
- a CDS encoding TetR/AcrR family transcriptional regulator, with the protein MESSSTGTGSGGGRRAITRQKLYEAAVTLIAEQGFSATTVDEIAERAGVAKGTVYYNFASKNELFEELLRHGVGLLTASLRAAAEETEARGGSRVEALDAMIRAGLVFIDRYPAFTQLYVAELWRTNRAWQSTLMVVRQEAVAVVEKVLREGVERGELSAEIDVPLTAAAMVGMVLVAALDWQSFQSERSLDDVHSALSLLLRGRVSGNR; encoded by the coding sequence ATGGAAAGCAGCAGCACCGGTACGGGCAGCGGCGGGGGCCGTCGTGCGATCACCCGGCAGAAGCTCTACGAGGCAGCCGTCACCCTGATCGCCGAGCAGGGCTTCTCCGCGACCACGGTCGACGAGATCGCCGAGCGGGCGGGCGTCGCGAAGGGCACCGTCTACTACAACTTCGCGAGCAAGAACGAGCTCTTCGAGGAGCTGCTGAGGCACGGCGTCGGCCTGCTGACGGCCTCGCTGCGGGCGGCCGCCGAGGAGACGGAGGCCCGCGGCGGCAGCCGCGTCGAGGCGCTCGACGCGATGATCCGCGCGGGGCTCGTCTTCATCGACCGGTACCCGGCCTTCACCCAGCTGTACGTCGCCGAGCTCTGGCGCACCAACCGTGCGTGGCAGTCCACGCTGATGGTGGTCCGGCAGGAGGCCGTGGCCGTCGTGGAGAAGGTGCTGCGCGAGGGCGTCGAACGCGGTGAACTGAGCGCCGAGATCGATGTGCCGCTCACGGCGGCGGCGATGGTCGGGATGGTGCTGGTGGCCGCCCTGGACTGGCAGTCCTTCCAGAGCGAGCGGTCCCTGGACGACGTGCACTCGGCGCTGTCGCTGCTGCTGCGGGGCCGGGTCAGCGGCAACCGCTGA